One stretch of Cydia fagiglandana chromosome 18, ilCydFagi1.1, whole genome shotgun sequence DNA includes these proteins:
- the LOC134673679 gene encoding G-protein coupled receptor Mth2-like, with the protein MKELILLLVVFCHGVVSVNYCCPDHEILRPGGFCGESKKRVNLNCTLGHMLLKEVIVDGTKLYTEDAPNFVIAEDPAEYCLGQMYRNASQPGLGTIAAAIACFQEFHKDSRPIEVTGFLTLVSVLFLLATLAVYMYLPEMRDLQGQCYMCMCISMAIGFLSLGILQLSPGHYTTEVCAVTGFLVYFWMIATFFWMNVICINVYRNVIDSSYLKKTERKQFGIYSIYAWGCSVILLFVALITNFVEGDHLKPGIGTTTCWFQGRTETWTFFYGPIAVLISANVALFIMSSIHLWRDTRKYEVNKLNILKYRFLLSLKLFLVMGVSWIFEIASFAHGESLIIWEIMDVFNCLQGVVIFLILVLLRRRAVHGLVKENCCLAVLRPLADRLSPDDDPDDQQILSDDHMEVRLN; encoded by the exons ATGAAG GAACTGATTCTCCTGTTAGTGGTCTTCTGCCACGGCGTGGTAAGCGTGAACTACTGCTGCCCAGACCATGAGATCCTGCGGCCCGGGGGCTTCTGCGGCGAGAGCAAGAAGCGCGTCAATCTCAACTGCACACTCGGACACATGCTGCTTAAGGAAGTGATCGTCGATGGCACTAAACTTTACACGGAGGATGCTCCGAATTTCGTCATCGCTGAGGATCCCGCTGA ATATTGCCTCGGCCAGATGTACCGTAACGCGTCTCAGCCAGGATTGGGCACGATAGCAGCCGCCATCGCCTGTTTCCAAGAGTTCCACAAAGACTCTAGGCCCATTGAGGTTACGGGATTCCTCACACTGGTGTCGGTGCTGTTTCTACTCGCCACTTTAGCGGTGTACATGTATCTACCAGAGATGAG AGACCTACAAGGCCAATGCTACATGTGCATGTGCATCAGTATGGCGATTGGATTCCTATCTCTAGGCATCTTGCAACTGAGCCCTGGACACTACACAACCGAAGTCTGTGCAGTTACCG GGTTCCTCGTGTATTTCTGGATGATAGCGACATTCTTTTGGATGAACGTTATATGTATCAACGTTTACCGCAATGTGAT AGACTCCAGTTACTTAAAGAAAACCGAGAGGAAACAGTTCGGTATCTACAGCATTTACGCATGGGGCTGCAGCGTCATATTGTTATTCGTGGCCCTCATCACCAACTTTGTGGAAGGCGACCATCTGAAGCCAGGCATCGGGACGACAACTTGCTGGTTCCAAG GTCGAACCGAAACTTGGACTTTCTTCTACGGGCCCATCGCTGTGCTCATCTCTGCCAACGTCGCACTCTTCATAATGTCATCAATCCATTTATGGCGCGACACAAGAAAATATGAAGTCAACAAGCTCAACATCCTCAAGTACAG ATTCCTGCTTTCACTGAAACTGTTTCTGGTCATGGGAGTTTCGTGGATATTTGAAATTGCCAGTTTCGCTCACGGAGAAAGTCTTATCAtatg GGAAATAATGGACGTGTTCAACTGTCTACAAGGAGTGGTGATATTCCTCATCCTGGTGCTATTGAGGAGGCGGGCTGTGCATGGTTTAGTGAAGGAGAACTGCTGCCTAGCGGTTCTGAGGCCGTTGGCTGACCGGCTGAGCCCTGACGATGATCCGGACGATCAGCAGATACTCTCTGATGATCATATGGAAGTTAGGCTCAACTGA